The following proteins are co-located in the Deinococcus metallilatus genome:
- a CDS encoding uracil-xanthine permease family protein, producing the protein MTQTANAAPPPSPARPERRLVLGAQHAIAMFGSTVLVPILVGLPPSVALFGAGVATLLFHLLTGGRVPIFLGSSFAFIAPTALVVKEFGPAAAGGGLIAAGAMYLLFSGLVKLFGTARLLRVFPPVVTGPVIIVIGLGLSSVAVNQAKSNWWLALATLVAAVIASVYGRGLFRMIPILVGVVVGYLVALATGQIGADALNAIRAAPLLGLPDFHAPALDWRAVAIIAPVAVVTFIEHVGDVIVNGRVVGQNFLQNPGLSRTLFADGVANMTSAALGGPAATTYAENTGVLALTRVYDPAILRIGAVFAMLFGCSPKLAAVLKSLPPGVLGGVSILLFGMIASVGIRTLAEARIDFAHSRNLIVVSVILVLGLGGASFPIHAAGTTLELHGMALAALVGIVANLLLPAQKVEVDGAGEREPERVLH; encoded by the coding sequence ATGACCCAGACCGCCAACGCCGCCCCGCCCCCCAGCCCGGCCCGTCCGGAGCGCCGCCTGGTCCTGGGCGCCCAGCACGCCATCGCCATGTTCGGTTCGACCGTCCTGGTGCCGATCCTGGTGGGGCTGCCGCCTAGCGTCGCGCTGTTCGGTGCGGGCGTCGCCACCCTGCTCTTTCACCTGCTGACCGGGGGCCGCGTGCCGATCTTCCTGGGGTCCAGCTTCGCCTTTATCGCGCCGACCGCGCTGGTGGTGAAGGAATTCGGCCCCGCCGCCGCTGGAGGGGGCCTGATCGCCGCCGGGGCGATGTACCTGCTGTTCAGCGGTCTGGTGAAGCTGTTCGGGACCGCGCGGCTGCTGCGCGTCTTCCCGCCGGTCGTGACGGGTCCGGTCATCATCGTGATCGGGCTGGGGCTGTCCAGTGTGGCCGTGAACCAGGCGAAGTCGAACTGGTGGCTGGCGCTCGCCACGCTGGTCGCCGCCGTGATCGCCAGCGTGTACGGGCGCGGCCTCTTCCGCATGATCCCGATTCTGGTAGGCGTGGTCGTCGGTTACCTCGTCGCGCTCGCCACCGGGCAGATCGGGGCAGACGCGCTGAACGCCATCCGCGCCGCGCCGCTGCTGGGCCTGCCGGACTTTCACGCGCCCGCGCTGGACTGGCGGGCGGTTGCCATCATCGCACCCGTCGCCGTCGTCACCTTTATCGAGCATGTGGGGGACGTGATCGTGAACGGGCGCGTCGTGGGGCAGAACTTCCTGCAAAACCCCGGCCTCAGTCGCACGCTCTTTGCCGACGGCGTCGCCAACATGACCAGCGCGGCGCTGGGCGGTCCCGCCGCCACCACCTATGCGGAGAATACCGGCGTGCTAGCCCTGACGCGAGTCTATGACCCGGCCATCCTCCGCATCGGCGCGGTGTTCGCCATGCTGTTCGGCTGCTCGCCCAAGCTGGCCGCCGTCCTCAAGAGCCTGCCGCCGGGCGTGCTGGGCGGCGTGTCCATCCTGCTGTTCGGCATGATCGCCTCTGTGGGTATCCGCACCCTGGCCGAGGCCCGGATCGACTTCGCGCACTCGCGCAATCTGATCGTGGTCAGCGTGATTCTGGTGCTGGGCCTGGGTGGGGCCTCCTTCCCGATTCACGCGGCAGGGACGACCCTGGAACTGCACGGTATGGCCCTGGCCGCGCTCGTCGGCATCGTGGCGAACCTGCTGCTGCCCGCGCAGAAGGTGGAGGTGGACGGGGCGGGGGAGAGGGAACCGGAGCGGGTGTTGCACTGA
- a CDS encoding putative dsRNA-binding protein — protein MNPKGDLIARLTALGLGTPTFDATAEGPPHERVFHVTVSAGGRALGQGEGRSKRDAERGAAEAALAALDAQEGDQSVQTQLAQPRGRWPIYAAVLEGALEAALELAPEDATLDDVREDAARLYRDLLADLGHGPEEA, from the coding sequence ATGAATCCCAAGGGCGACCTGATCGCGCGGCTCACGGCGCTGGGCCTCGGCACCCCCACCTTCGACGCGACGGCGGAAGGTCCCCCGCACGAGCGCGTCTTTCACGTGACCGTCTCGGCGGGTGGGCGCGCACTCGGCCAGGGCGAGGGCCGCAGCAAGCGCGACGCCGAACGCGGGGCGGCGGAAGCGGCCCTGGCGGCCCTGGACGCGCAGGAGGGGGACCAGTCAGTCCAGACACAGTTAGCCCAGCCGCGCGGACGCTGGCCCATCTACGCGGCGGTGCTGGAGGGGGCGCTGGAGGCCGCGCTGGAACTCGCCCCCGAGGACGCCACCCTGGACGACGTGCGCGAGGATGCCGCCCGCCTCTACCGCGACCTCCTGGCCGACCTCGGACACGGACCGGAGGAGGCGTGA
- a CDS encoding HAD family hydrolase — translation MTLALPGHPAGVLFDMDGVLMTNNAFHRQAWQEVAADLLGLNLTEHDLNTKVDGGRNPEIIERLTGQAPDEALIRRFHEAKESRYRSLARGQLREVAGLSAYLDALEARGIPFALVTSADAVNVEFGMEALGFGGRFGPRVLGEHVTRGKPHPEPFERGAALLGLDPRACLAHEDAVNGVRSAAGAGCTVVALTTTAPAEALLAAGAVLAVPDFTRWETWLA, via the coding sequence GTGACCCTGGCCCTTCCCGGTCACCCGGCGGGCGTGCTGTTCGATATGGACGGCGTGCTGATGACCAACAACGCCTTTCACCGCCAGGCGTGGCAGGAGGTCGCCGCCGACCTGCTGGGCCTGAACCTCACCGAGCACGACCTCAATACCAAGGTGGACGGCGGGCGCAACCCCGAGATCATCGAGCGGCTGACGGGCCAGGCCCCCGACGAGGCCCTGATCCGGCGTTTCCACGAGGCGAAGGAGAGCCGTTACCGCAGCCTCGCACGCGGGCAACTGCGGGAAGTTGCGGGCCTGAGCGCCTATCTGGACGCCCTGGAGGCGCGGGGAATTCCTTTCGCCCTGGTCACGAGTGCCGACGCCGTGAATGTCGAGTTCGGCATGGAGGCGCTGGGCTTCGGCGGGCGGTTCGGGCCGCGCGTGCTGGGCGAACACGTGACGCGGGGCAAGCCGCACCCGGAACCCTTCGAGCGGGGCGCGGCGCTGCTGGGCCTGGACCCCCGCGCCTGCCTGGCCCACGAGGACGCGGTGAACGGCGTCCGCAGCGCGGCCGGGGCAGGCTGTACGGTCGTGGCCCTCACGACCACGGCTCCCGCAGAAGCGTTGCTGGCGGCAGGAGCCGTGCTGGCCGTCCCCGACTTCACCCGCTGGGAAACCTGGCTCGCGTGA
- a CDS encoding YraN family protein: protein MKGADAEARAAAHLASLGREVVARNYRIPGGEIDLITRDGNVLVFTEVRQRRNARFGGAAESVTPRKLALMRRAALAYLVREHGRDDLPCRLEVLTIDGPAETGSLTLIPLDG, encoded by the coding sequence GTGAAGGGCGCGGACGCCGAGGCCCGCGCCGCTGCCCACCTCGCTTCCCTGGGCCGGGAGGTGGTGGCGCGCAACTACCGCATTCCGGGCGGTGAGATTGACTTGATCACCCGTGACGGAAACGTGCTCGTCTTTACCGAGGTCCGCCAGCGCCGGAATGCCCGCTTTGGGGGCGCCGCCGAGAGTGTCACCCCGCGCAAGCTCGCGCTGATGCGGCGGGCGGCCCTGGCCTACCTCGTCCGGGAGCACGGCCGCGATGATCTCCCCTGCCGCCTGGAAGTGCTGACCATCGACGGTCCCGCCGAGACGGGCAGTCTCACGCTGATTCCGCTGGACGGCTAG
- a CDS encoding transglycosylase domain-containing protein codes for MRFFTGLGVLLLLGVGGAGAMWWLWGRDLPSVQDLDVLELSGKTRVYDRNGALVGTLTPSLSSGQSVNRDLLKLNEISPWLQKAIVTSEDRRFYKHHGVDYIGIARGLLKGVLKNDLEGGSSITQQVVKNTLLADLHSARTPERKFKEALLAYQLERSFNKDQILNAYLNVIYWGDGGRSDIIGAGTAAQAYFRKSASDLNLAESVYLTTLVPAPNERYKDFKAYRPLMKDLLGRMVEDGRITQAEADAAWRTPIYPAGWRIGWNSDGTVRTAVLERPERLQENMPPPPVQTAFHYLQAVEKELIPKLGRKALFGGGKVYTALDLQAQQASEQASLNARLPDGATLGLALVSPKNGEVLALVGQKLTGGRPGDWNNAVQAQRQVGSSIKPLLYTLALSKGWKQSDTVLDAPLAGDYQPQNYDGRWTGRYVTMRYALDHSLNLPTVRIAQEVGVNAFEDKLRELGLTPPPDAGLSLSIGTLEASPLQMAAAYAAFANGGLYYAPTLVRKVEDDRGRTLYQRPAPQGKRVWDARAAWLGLDMIRGVVNDLTEYQGGLATRAQIPGWDVGGKTGTTNDVKDLWFAGVTPTVAGAVWVGKQAGGALPNWAYSGEIPTPVWQQAVAGALAGQPHQTFTEPGGITYRVVRQVEMAFRQEEADQEPVARDGSGDSSGGGFFGRRQRPPAPVPVPAPNSQPGPLTEAPTQEVPDQAAPDQPVPDPQGPLDTVPAEPVPSEPSSPQETSPQDPYGAPQEGSVPQDGAGDTFTPAPPEAPSGDLAPQASPTEPQPVPDPSQQGSGDLPLPPDGFWQNGGDPNSAGTSTPPTF; via the coding sequence ATGCGGTTTTTCACGGGCCTGGGTGTCCTCCTGTTACTGGGTGTGGGGGGCGCGGGCGCCATGTGGTGGCTGTGGGGGCGCGACCTTCCCAGTGTGCAGGACCTGGACGTGCTGGAACTCAGCGGCAAGACCCGCGTGTATGACCGCAACGGTGCCCTGGTCGGCACCCTCACCCCCAGCCTGAGCAGCGGTCAGAGTGTCAACCGCGACCTGCTGAAGCTCAACGAGATCAGCCCGTGGCTCCAGAAGGCCATCGTGACCAGCGAGGACCGCCGCTTCTACAAGCACCACGGCGTGGATTACATCGGGATCGCGCGCGGGCTCCTCAAGGGTGTGCTGAAAAACGATCTGGAGGGCGGCTCCTCCATCACGCAGCAGGTGGTGAAAAACACCCTGCTGGCCGACCTGCACAGCGCCCGCACCCCCGAGCGCAAGTTCAAGGAAGCCCTGCTGGCCTACCAGTTGGAGCGCAGCTTCAACAAGGACCAGATTCTGAACGCCTACCTGAACGTCATCTACTGGGGCGACGGGGGCCGCAGCGACATCATCGGGGCGGGGACGGCGGCGCAGGCGTACTTCCGCAAGTCGGCTTCGGACCTGAACCTGGCCGAGAGCGTGTACCTCACGACCCTGGTGCCCGCACCCAACGAGCGATACAAGGACTTCAAGGCGTACCGCCCGCTGATGAAGGACCTGCTGGGCCGCATGGTGGAGGACGGCCGCATCACCCAGGCCGAGGCTGACGCCGCCTGGCGCACGCCGATCTATCCGGCGGGCTGGCGCATCGGCTGGAACAGCGACGGCACTGTCCGCACGGCCGTGCTGGAACGCCCTGAGCGGTTGCAGGAGAACATGCCGCCCCCCCCGGTGCAGACGGCCTTTCACTACCTCCAGGCGGTCGAGAAGGAACTGATTCCCAAACTCGGGCGCAAGGCGCTGTTCGGCGGCGGCAAGGTCTACACCGCCCTGGACCTCCAGGCCCAGCAGGCTTCGGAGCAGGCCAGCCTGAACGCCCGCCTCCCCGACGGCGCGACGCTCGGCCTGGCGCTGGTCAGCCCCAAGAACGGCGAGGTGCTGGCGCTGGTCGGGCAGAAGCTGACGGGGGGGCGGCCGGGGGACTGGAACAACGCTGTCCAGGCCCAGCGGCAGGTGGGCAGCTCGATCAAGCCGCTGCTGTATACCCTGGCGCTCTCGAAGGGCTGGAAGCAGAGCGATACCGTGCTGGACGCGCCGCTCGCGGGCGACTACCAGCCGCAGAACTACGACGGGCGCTGGACGGGCCGCTACGTCACCATGCGCTACGCGCTCGACCACAGCCTGAACCTTCCCACCGTGCGGATCGCGCAGGAGGTCGGCGTGAACGCCTTCGAGGACAAGCTGCGCGAACTCGGCCTTACGCCGCCGCCCGACGCGGGCCTGTCGCTCAGCATCGGCACGCTGGAAGCCAGCCCGCTTCAGATGGCCGCCGCCTACGCGGCCTTTGCCAACGGCGGCCTGTACTACGCGCCCACCCTGGTCCGCAAGGTGGAGGATGACCGTGGACGCACCCTCTACCAGCGGCCCGCGCCGCAGGGCAAACGGGTGTGGGACGCGCGGGCGGCCTGGCTGGGGCTGGACATGATCCGCGGCGTGGTGAACGACCTGACCGAGTACCAGGGCGGCCTCGCCACCCGCGCGCAGATTCCCGGCTGGGACGTGGGCGGCAAGACCGGCACCACCAACGATGTCAAGGACCTGTGGTTCGCCGGGGTCACGCCGACGGTCGCGGGAGCGGTGTGGGTCGGCAAGCAGGCGGGCGGCGCCCTGCCGAACTGGGCCTACAGCGGCGAGATTCCCACGCCCGTCTGGCAGCAGGCGGTGGCGGGAGCACTGGCCGGGCAACCCCACCAGACCTTCACCGAACCGGGCGGCATCACCTACCGCGTGGTGCGGCAGGTCGAGATGGCCTTCCGCCAGGAGGAGGCCGACCAGGAGCCGGTGGCCCGCGACGGCAGCGGGGACAGCAGTGGCGGGGGCTTCTTCGGCCGCCGCCAACGCCCGCCCGCACCTGTTCCCGTCCCCGCACCCAACTCCCAGCCCGGCCCGCTGACCGAGGCGCCGACGCAGGAGGTCCCCGACCAGGCCGCGCCCGATCAGCCCGTCCCCGATCCGCAGGGGCCGCTGGATACGGTGCCTGCGGAGCCGGTGCCCAGTGAGCCGTCCTCCCCACAGGAAACGTCTCCCCAGGACCCCTACGGCGCCCCGCAGGAGGGGAGCGTGCCTCAGGACGGCGCGGGGGACACCTTCACGCCCGCCCCCCCGGAAGCCCCATCCGGCGACCTGGCCCCGCAAGCCTCCCCGACCGAGCCGCAGCCCGTCCCCGACCCGTCCCAACAGGGCAGCGGCGACCTGCCCCTGCCGCCCGATGGCTTCTGGCAGAATGGCGGCGATCCGAACAGCGCGGGTACGTCCACTCCCCCCACGTTCTAG
- the ttcA gene encoding tRNA 2-thiocytidine(32) synthetase TtcA, whose protein sequence is MTKTASSDPTLLFPPLVKGAAQAITDYRMIEEGDRVMVCLSGGKDSYTLLDILLHLQKRAPIHFEVVAVNLDQGQPGFPTHVLPEYLTRLGVKFDILTEDTYSIVKEKTPEGKTTCALCSRLRRGILYAHARRIGATKIALGHHRDDILETLFMNMFFGARLKAMPPKLQSDDGTNVVIRPLAYLAERDIQRYAEARGFPIIPCNLCGSQENLQRKIVGEMLEGWEREHPGRLQNVLRSLTRVTPSHLLDRDLYDFASLSIAPAEGDKGFDGEEYPEREFLAGLGELTMLG, encoded by the coding sequence ATGACCAAGACTGCCTCCTCTGACCCCACCCTGCTGTTTCCGCCGCTCGTCAAGGGCGCGGCGCAGGCCATCACCGACTACCGCATGATCGAGGAGGGGGACCGGGTGATGGTCTGCCTCTCGGGCGGCAAGGACAGCTACACGCTGCTGGACATCCTGCTGCACCTCCAGAAGCGCGCGCCGATCCACTTCGAGGTGGTGGCCGTCAATCTCGACCAGGGCCAGCCGGGTTTTCCCACCCACGTCCTGCCCGAGTACCTGACGCGGCTGGGCGTGAAGTTCGATATCCTGACGGAAGACACCTACAGCATCGTCAAGGAGAAGACGCCGGAGGGCAAGACCACCTGCGCGCTGTGCAGCCGGTTGAGGCGGGGCATCCTGTACGCCCATGCCCGCAGGATCGGCGCGACGAAGATCGCCCTGGGCCACCACCGCGACGACATCCTCGAAACGCTCTTCATGAACATGTTCTTCGGCGCGCGCCTCAAGGCCATGCCGCCCAAGTTGCAATCCGACGACGGGACGAACGTGGTGATCCGCCCCCTCGCCTACCTCGCGGAGCGCGACATTCAGCGGTACGCCGAGGCCAGAGGCTTTCCGATCATCCCCTGCAACCTCTGCGGCAGCCAGGAAAACCTCCAGCGCAAGATTGTGGGCGAGATGCTGGAAGGCTGGGAGCGGGAACATCCCGGCCGCCTCCAGAACGTCCTGCGTTCGCTGACGCGCGTGACGCCCAGTCATTTGCTGGACCGTGACCTGTACGACTTCGCCTCTCTAAGCATCGCACCCGCCGAGGGCGACAAGGGCTTCGACGGCGAGGAGTACCCGGAGCGGGAGTTTCTGGCGGGACTGGGGGAGTTGACGATGCTGGGGTGA
- a CDS encoding GNAT family N-acetyltransferase, producing the protein MRQTILTTQRLTITTWEPEDFADFQALHADPLTMRFFASGPYDQARAASRFADFRLEQAEWGWTKWRVQDSSGRTIGRGGFGLSEEGQPRELGYLLAPELWGQGLATELARALVDWHFAHPDPRLSRDLLAFAHVENGASRRVLEKVGFTPTSERDWQGQPHAFYLFPAD; encoded by the coding sequence ATGCGCCAGACCATCCTCACCACCCAGCGCCTCACCATCACCACCTGGGAACCGGAAGACTTCGCGGACTTCCAGGCGCTACACGCCGATCCCCTGACCATGCGTTTTTTCGCCAGCGGCCCTTACGACCAGGCACGGGCCGCGTCGCGCTTCGCGGACTTCCGACTTGAGCAGGCGGAATGGGGCTGGACGAAGTGGCGGGTGCAGGACAGCAGCGGCAGGACCATCGGACGCGGCGGCTTCGGCCTGAGCGAGGAGGGCCAGCCGCGCGAACTGGGCTATCTGCTTGCGCCAGAACTCTGGGGACAGGGACTGGCGACCGAACTCGCCCGTGCCCTTGTGGACTGGCACTTCGCGCATCCCGACCCGCGCCTCAGCCGCGACCTCCTCGCCTTCGCGCATGTGGAGAACGGAGCCAGCCGCCGCGTGCTGGAGAAGGTGGGCTTTACGCCAACGAGCGAGCGCGACTGGCAGGGGCAGCCCCACGCCTTTTACCTGTTCCCTGCCGACTGA
- a CDS encoding DUF72 domain-containing protein produces the protein MRVWIGCGGYTNDDWTAPGLIYEGVKKDAYLETYSHYFDAVELNSSFYAIPGIKAFEGMVRKSGGRTRFAVKLNKVFTHERTPTDADFDRMLQSPEPLREAGVMGPYLAQFPYSFHRTGDNRKYLLGLAERFAGHELAVELRHASWDKPEVREGMAEHGLIWVSPDYPPVGGMPEPQVHVTTDVGYLRLHGRNKGSWWEGQSASERHDYLYTRAEMDEWAEKIALVADDLSELYVFFENTTRGHALKNIPMLREALNARGVPVRTPEPGEEGRLL, from the coding sequence ATGCGCGTATGGATCGGTTGCGGCGGCTACACCAACGACGACTGGACGGCCCCCGGCCTGATCTACGAGGGCGTGAAGAAGGACGCCTATCTGGAGACGTACTCGCATTACTTCGATGCTGTGGAGCTGAACTCCTCCTTCTACGCCATTCCCGGCATCAAGGCCTTCGAGGGGATGGTCCGCAAGTCGGGAGGCCGGACCCGCTTCGCCGTCAAGCTGAACAAGGTCTTCACCCACGAGCGGACCCCCACCGACGCCGACTTCGACCGGATGCTGCAAAGCCCCGAGCCGCTGCGTGAAGCCGGGGTGATGGGGCCTTACCTCGCCCAGTTCCCCTACTCCTTCCACCGGACCGGCGACAACCGCAAGTACCTGCTGGGCCTGGCCGAGCGGTTCGCCGGGCACGAACTGGCGGTCGAACTGCGCCACGCCTCCTGGGACAAGCCCGAGGTCCGCGAGGGGATGGCCGAGCACGGTCTGATCTGGGTCAGCCCCGACTATCCCCCGGTGGGCGGCATGCCTGAGCCCCAGGTCCACGTCACCACCGATGTCGGCTACCTGCGCCTGCACGGCCGCAACAAGGGCAGTTGGTGGGAAGGTCAGAGCGCGTCCGAACGCCACGACTACCTCTACACCCGCGCCGAGATGGACGAGTGGGCCGAGAAAATCGCGCTGGTGGCGGATGATCTGTCTGAGTTGTACGTGTTTTTTGAAAATACGACCAGGGGCCACGCCCTGAAGAACATCCCGATGCTGCGCGAGGCGTTGAATGCGCGGGGAGTGCCGGTCCGGACGCCGGAGCCGGGAGAGGAGGGGCGGCTGCTGTGA
- a CDS encoding response regulator yields MERRRILLVDDNPHDVELALNAFQEDGGSSCEIAVAGSGPEALTVLRGPAPLPDLILLDLKMPHMDGLAVLDAIRSETRTRDLPVVMLSTSDEARDIRDSYAHGASGYVIKPLDFTRFREAMHTITAFWAHLNCRPRVG; encoded by the coding sequence GTGGAGCGCCGACGGATCCTGCTGGTGGACGACAATCCGCACGACGTGGAACTGGCCCTGAACGCCTTTCAGGAGGACGGGGGCAGCAGTTGTGAGATCGCCGTCGCGGGGAGCGGCCCCGAGGCCCTGACGGTGCTGCGCGGTCCGGCACCGCTCCCCGACCTGATCCTGCTCGACCTGAAGATGCCGCACATGGACGGTCTGGCCGTGCTGGACGCCATCCGCAGCGAGACTCGCACCCGTGACCTCCCGGTGGTCATGCTCAGCACCAGTGACGAGGCGCGCGACATCCGCGACAGCTACGCGCACGGCGCGAGCGGCTACGTCATCAAACCGCTGGACTTCACCCGCTTCCGCGAGGCGATGCACACCATCACGGCCTTCTGGGCGCACCTGAACTGCCGCCCGCGTGTGGGTTGA
- the hisF gene encoding imidazole glycerol phosphate synthase subunit HisF produces MLTKRIIPCLDVQNGRVVKNVRFFENHRDAGDPLALAQAYEAQQADELVFYDITATFEGRSLMLDVAARVAEQVMMPLTVGGGVNAVSDFRQLLLAGADKISVNSSAVRRPELIREASDHFGAQCVVLSIDAKRRADGNGWTVHVGGGRVDTGLDLLEWAERGQSLGAGELCLNVMDADGTRAGFDLEATRAVASAVDLPVIASGGAGQLSDFRDVLTTGHADAALAASVFHFGELTVPQVKAYLRDEGLPVRPEWREA; encoded by the coding sequence GTGTTGACGAAGCGGATCATTCCCTGTCTGGACGTGCAAAACGGGCGGGTGGTCAAGAACGTGCGGTTCTTCGAGAACCACCGCGACGCGGGTGATCCCCTGGCGCTCGCCCAGGCTTACGAGGCGCAGCAGGCCGACGAACTGGTCTTCTACGACATCACCGCCACCTTTGAAGGCCGCTCCCTCATGCTGGACGTGGCCGCCCGCGTCGCGGAGCAGGTGATGATGCCGCTGACGGTCGGGGGCGGCGTGAATGCCGTGTCCGACTTCCGGCAACTGCTGCTGGCCGGAGCCGACAAGATCAGCGTGAACAGTAGCGCGGTGCGGCGGCCCGAGCTGATCCGCGAGGCGTCGGACCATTTCGGCGCGCAGTGCGTGGTGTTGAGCATCGACGCCAAACGGCGGGCGGACGGCAACGGCTGGACCGTACATGTGGGAGGCGGCCGGGTGGACACCGGCCTGGACCTGCTGGAGTGGGCCGAGCGGGGGCAGTCTCTCGGCGCGGGCGAACTCTGCCTGAACGTGATGGACGCCGACGGCACCCGCGCGGGCTTCGACCTGGAAGCCACCCGCGCGGTCGCCTCGGCGGTGGACCTGCCCGTGATCGCGTCAGGCGGGGCCGGGCAGCTTTCGGACTTCCGTGACGTGCTCACCACGGGCCACGCCGACGCCGCTCTGGCCGCCAGCGTCTTTCACTTCGGAGAATTGACGGTGCCGCAGGTGAAGGCGTACCTCCGGGACGAGGGGCTGCCGGTGCGCCCGGAATGGCGGGAAGCATGA
- the hisIE gene encoding bifunctional phosphoribosyl-AMP cyclohydrolase/phosphoribosyl-ATP diphosphatase HisIE yields the protein MSLLEKLKFGPDGLIPVVTQDARTGAVLMQAYADRAAIERTLETREATYYSRSRREQWVKGATSGHTQRVVSVHADCDGDSLLYRVEQTGPACHTGEYSCFHAPLLAEEPPSTGLDGTLERVYATIAERLATLPENSYVARLHAGGLDRVLKKISEEAGEVLLAAKNGDRAELATEAADLLFHTLFALAEVGVSPADVAAVLQGREGKSGLKGPKEVG from the coding sequence ATGAGCCTGCTCGAAAAGCTGAAGTTCGGCCCGGACGGTCTGATTCCGGTCGTCACCCAGGACGCGCGCACCGGCGCCGTGCTGATGCAGGCATATGCCGACCGGGCCGCCATCGAGCGCACGCTGGAAACGCGCGAGGCCACCTACTACAGCCGTTCACGCCGCGAGCAGTGGGTCAAGGGGGCGACCAGCGGCCACACGCAGCGGGTGGTGAGCGTCCACGCCGACTGCGACGGTGACAGCCTGCTGTACCGTGTGGAACAGACCGGCCCGGCCTGTCACACCGGCGAGTATTCCTGCTTCCACGCGCCGCTCCTGGCAGAAGAGCCGCCCTCTACCGGACTGGACGGCACGCTGGAGCGCGTCTACGCCACCATCGCTGAGCGCCTCGCCACCCTGCCCGAGAACAGTTACGTGGCGCGGCTGCATGCGGGGGGTCTGGACCGCGTGCTGAAAAAGATCAGCGAGGAGGCGGGCGAGGTGCTGCTGGCCGCCAAGAATGGCGACCGGGCCGAACTGGCGACCGAGGCCGCCGACCTGCTGTTTCACACCCTCTTTGCGCTGGCGGAAGTGGGCGTCTCTCCCGCCGACGTGGCCGCCGTCCTGCAAGGGCGCGAGGGCAAAAGCGGGCTGAAGGGGCCGAAGGAAGTTGGCTGA
- a CDS encoding 5-formyltetrahydrofolate cyclo-ligase translates to MADTLLPPPPAHAPKAEWRAWAREVRAGLPDLSAEISAHLAAFLGERGVRCVLAYRALPGEPDVAALAGSFELLTTRARFRPEPRLTLHPWHTATEPSRFGALQPPADAPRVALDTVDAVLLPALAFDCRGVRLGYGGGFYDRLLPGFRGLTVGVVGEALVVDALPSEAHDLRIGFLATETGVRSVQP, encoded by the coding sequence TTGGCTGACACGCTGCTGCCGCCCCCGCCCGCCCATGCCCCGAAAGCGGAGTGGCGGGCCTGGGCACGCGAGGTGCGGGCGGGACTGCCTGACCTCTCCGCCGAAATCAGCGCGCACCTCGCCGCCTTCCTGGGGGAGCGGGGGGTGCGGTGCGTGCTGGCCTACCGTGCCCTGCCGGGTGAGCCGGACGTGGCGGCCCTGGCCGGGTCCTTCGAACTGCTCACCACCCGCGCCCGCTTCCGGCCCGAGCCGCGCCTCACGCTGCACCCCTGGCACACCGCCACCGAGCCGAGCCGCTTCGGGGCGCTGCAACCCCCGGCCGACGCGCCGCGTGTCGCCCTGGACACCGTGGACGCGGTGCTGCTCCCCGCCCTGGCCTTCGACTGCCGGGGCGTGCGGCTGGGGTATGGAGGCGGCTTCTACGACCGGCTGCTGCCGGGCTTCAGGGGGCTGACGGTGGGCGTGGTCGGGGAGGCCCTGGTGGTGGACGCACTCCCCAGCGAGGCGCACGACCTGCGGATAGGCTTTCTGGCGACGGAAACGGGCGTGCGAAGCGTTCAGCCCTGA
- a CDS encoding 2'-5' RNA ligase family protein: protein MTPSFLLGLLPPAGLTARVEVFRARLRLRESAPHVTVKARSGLDADLAWLPVARAVVAASAPVTLHLGGARAFRGGSAVYLAVHSPEAVALHVRLLDALKPPARFGYEGSHMTPHLTLALNRRGVDMGAVLSAAQAEFADLDTRPLTFTAREVWLMRKPGPGGLYVPQEAWPLGTDAAQG from the coding sequence GTGACGCCCTCGTTTCTGCTGGGCCTGCTGCCGCCTGCTGGCCTCACCGCACGGGTGGAGGTCTTCCGGGCGCGGCTGCGCCTGCGGGAAAGTGCCCCGCACGTGACCGTGAAGGCGCGGAGTGGATTGGACGCCGATCTCGCCTGGCTCCCGGTGGCGCGGGCAGTGGTCGCCGCGAGTGCGCCGGTCACCCTGCATCTCGGGGGTGCGCGGGCTTTTCGTGGCGGCAGCGCCGTGTATCTCGCCGTCCACTCCCCGGAGGCCGTGGCCCTGCATGTCCGGCTGCTGGACGCGCTGAAGCCGCCCGCGCGTTTTGGCTACGAGGGGTCGCACATGACGCCCCACCTGACGCTCGCGCTGAACCGGCGTGGAGTGGATATGGGTGCGGTCCTGTCTGCGGCCCAGGCGGAATTTGCCGACCTCGACACCCGGCCGCTCACGTTCACGGCGCGGGAAGTGTGGCTGATGCGGAAGCCCGGACCGGGGGGCCTGTACGTGCCGCAGGAGGCCTGGCCGCTGGGGACGGACGCAGCTCAGGGCTGA